A region of the Herpetosiphon gulosus genome:
CCGAAATCAATTTAGCAGCACTGGCGAATGCAGGCCACTATGGTTTGTTGGGTATGAGCGAACGGGTGGCGCTGGTTGGCGGGCGTTTCCGCGTGCACAATCGCGCTGGCGGCGGCCTCATCCTCGAAATTGAAATCCCCTACCAACCGCTTTAACCTATTCGCTGTAGCCTTGGTCGATTGGTAAATTGGGCTGATGAGCTGCCTGTACCGCCAAACGATCGCAACGCTCGTTATCCTTGACCCCAGCATGACCAGGCACTTGCACCCATTCAATCGTGTGACCTTGGGCTAGCTCCAACAATTGCTGCCAAAGATCGGGATTTTTGACCAAGCCAGTCGTTGTGCGCCAGCCATTCTTGCTCCAACGCTCGGCCCAGCCTTTGTGCATGCCATTGATCACATAAGCAGAATCGCTATAAACCACGACATTGCTTGGCTGGCTCAAGGCTTGCAGGCCGGTAATCACGCCCATCAATTCCATGCGGTTGTTGGTGGTGCGGGCAAAGCCGCCCGTTAATTCGCGCATATCTGAGCCAGAACGCAATACCACGCCATACCCGCCAGGCCCAGGGTTGCCATCGCTGCCGCCATCGCTGAACAAGACCACTTTGCCTTCATCCAAGGCTTTTTGCGGATCAATTGCTAAACTGACTGGAGTGAGATCAACGTTTTGAGGAATGCGTTGGGGCGCACGGCCAGCCCGCTCGCGATACCATGCTTCGGCATCTGCAAAGCTAGCAAACCCCTTGAAAACCGCCTGATCGATGCCCTTAACTTGGGCTTCAGCACCATCGTTGCCAAACCACTCGTTGTAAATGCCAGGTTGGCGACCCTTGACTACTGCATAAAATTTTCGTTTTGCCATACAACTTTCTATTTAACCTAAAACACCCCAACTCAAACAAGCCTGAGTTGGGGTATAAAAGCTTATTTAATCAGCAACTTCAACGCACCACTGACACTATCGGCGGGGCTGATTTTGCCTTGAACATCGATTAAATAGCCGTTTTCGTCGATGATAAAGTGCGAACGAGTTACGCCCATATATTTTTTGCCATACATTGACTTCTCGCCCCAAACCCCGTAGGCCTCAGCGAGGCTATGTTGTTCGTCGGCTACCAGCAAAAATGGCAAATCAAACTTGGTTTTGAATTTTTGGTGCGAAGCCACCGAATCTGGGCTGACCCCGATCACGACAGCGTTTTGCTCCTCGATTTGCGGATAGGCATCGCGAAAACCACAGGCTTGGGTGGTGCAGCCAGGTGTATCATCTTTGGGATAAAAATAAAGCACCACGCGCTTGCCGCGAAAATCGCTCAGGCGAATCGTTGCACCATTATCGGCGGGCAATTCAAATTCTGGCGCAAGATCGCCAACGTTTAAGTTTGTCATCAGCAAAAGCCTCACACAAAAGAGTTGATTGGATGTATTGTAGCCTGTTTTAAGCAAGGATGAAGGATGAATTATGAGGGATGAATGCAGATTCTTAACGCAGCGGTCTGGGGCAAACATGCGGGATGAAGCTAACCTCAAAATTCATATGGACTGATTGATTTGGGTTCTCTGATTGGCTCTAAGCTCGAGCTTAGGTAAAGATTGTTGTTTAATAATCACTTCTAACATCATAACCCATAATATAAATACGAAAAATAACGAAATATCTGAGTTTGATTGCATGGAGAAAAATAGGGTGATTAAAAAGACCAGTATTAATTTGAAGTTTATCTTATTTGTAAATCCATTATAGAATATCCTGAATAAGTAAATTATTGTTGGATATAACGTTATAAGATGAAGATTCCATGAAACAGGTGCAATCATAAAGATTAGAGGCATTGTAATGAATATGATTTTTTCAATAGCCATATCTTCTTTTTTATTTAAATATTTACATATAATGAAAATTGTAATAATACATAATATTATACAAATGATATACGTGATTACTTTAGCCAATAAAGGATAATTCATAATTTGATATGAATCTTGTTGATTTGTGAAAATTCTTGAAAAAAAGCCGTTAAAGCCTTTATTATAGCTATACGCTGGATCAGGCAATCCTTTTGGCGATTTACCATAACCTCCATTAGGGATAATATTGACAAACCAATCGTTCCATACAAATTTTGGGATAAAAAGTATCGATATAGTTAAAATAATACTCATTGAAATGATTGTATTAGCTATTATTTTATATTTTCTATGAACTAATAATAATAATTGGATATATTTTTATGGCTATTGCAAAGGATAACATAATTGATGATATTTTTGGTTTATCATCTTTTACTGTAATAAATAATAACAATGCTATAATTATGAGTGTATTTATTTGGCCGAAATAAATGTTTTGCATAATCGGGTATGAATTATATATCATTATTACTATTAATAGTGATTGATTTGATGGATTCCTATAATTAAAAACTTTGTTTAAAAGTATAATAAATATTATTACTGAAATATGGTTGATAATTAAATGAATAAGTAGAGCGTGTTCATAACGGAATAGGGAAAGTGGATAAAAGAAAAGA
Encoded here:
- the rnhA gene encoding ribonuclease HI, whose translation is MAKRKFYAVVKGRQPGIYNEWFGNDGAEAQVKGIDQAVFKGFASFADAEAWYRERAGRAPQRIPQNVDLTPVSLAIDPQKALDEGKVVLFSDGGSDGNPGPGGYGVVLRSGSDMRELTGGFARTTNNRMELMGVITGLQALSQPSNVVVYSDSAYVINGMHKGWAERWSKNGWRTTTGLVKNPDLWQQLLELAQGHTIEWVQVPGHAGVKDNERCDRLAVQAAHQPNLPIDQGYSE
- the bcp gene encoding thioredoxin-dependent thiol peroxidase; translation: MTNLNVGDLAPEFELPADNGATIRLSDFRGKRVVLYFYPKDDTPGCTTQACGFRDAYPQIEEQNAVVIGVSPDSVASHQKFKTKFDLPFLLVADEQHSLAEAYGVWGEKSMYGKKYMGVTRSHFIIDENGYLIDVQGKISPADSVSGALKLLIK